A stretch of Nitrospirota bacterium DNA encodes these proteins:
- a CDS encoding HAD-IA family hydrolase yields MAKIPLKDIKYVLLDMDGTLLDKYFDDYFWEHLVPEKYAEKNNITFGKAKEMLLKKYKIHEGTLNWTDIDFWSRELDIDIPALKEQIKHLIDVHPHVEDFLRMLRRHKKKVFLVTNAHYKVLDIKLKKIEIGKYFDKTITSFEIGYPKEMIEFWEKAERRLGFDKEKTLLIDDTEDVLRTAKKYGIKYILLKTVANSRVEPKKSKEFLTISNFRELINESI; encoded by the coding sequence ATGGCAAAAATTCCACTTAAAGACATAAAATACGTCCTTCTCGACATGGACGGCACACTGCTCGATAAGTATTTTGATGATTATTTCTGGGAGCACCTCGTGCCTGAAAAGTATGCTGAGAAAAATAATATCACCTTCGGGAAGGCAAAGGAAATGCTCCTTAAGAAGTATAAAATTCATGAAGGCACTCTAAATTGGACTGATATTGATTTCTGGTCAAGGGAGCTTGACATAGATATTCCAGCCCTTAAAGAGCAGATTAAGCACCTGATTGATGTCCATCCGCATGTAGAGGATTTTTTAAGGATGCTTAGAAGGCATAAAAAGAAGGTCTTTCTTGTCACAAATGCACATTATAAAGTCCTCGACATAAAGCTTAAAAAGATAGAGATAGGCAAGTATTTCGATAAAACAATCACATCTTTTGAAATAGGCTATCCCAAAGAGATGATTGAATTCTGGGAAAAGGCAGAAAGGCGTTTGGGCTTTGATAAAGAAAAAACCCTGCTAATAGATGACACTGAAGATGTTTTAAGGACAGCAAAAAAGTACGGGATAAAATATATCCTGCTAAAGACAGTAGCAAACTCCAGAGTTGAGCCTAAAAAATCAAAAGAGTTTTTAACCATCTCAAATTTCAGGGAGCTAATAAATGAAAGCATCTGA